From a single Notolabrus celidotus isolate fNotCel1 chromosome 7, fNotCel1.pri, whole genome shotgun sequence genomic region:
- the LOC117816072 gene encoding snaclec 27-like isoform X1 produces MRTALILCILLCAASAAPAGETELEVAGGEVELPQVHLPAAEPEEEMKKMMTEEETELAPVDPFPVAEDAEAVFEEASNPEARFGICPDGWLRHNSHCFLFNHFHRSWFDAEEYCNSQGAQLTSATNPQQYRFLQQMSSAMRLSTAWLGGFHLQGRWLWIDSEGFYYENWHSQSSPSSCPCLYLNSNVGWANGVCSSTRPFICSRKLFAC; encoded by the exons ATGAGGACAGCCCTGATTCTCTGCATCCTTCTGTGTGCTGCTTCTGCAg ctccagCTGGAGAGACGGAGCTTGAAG TtgcaggaggagaggtggagctCCCACAGGTTCACCTACCTGCTGCTGAACCAG aggaggagatgaaaaagaTGATGACCGAAGAAGAGACAGAGTTGGCACCTGTTGATCCTTTCCCTGTAGCTGAGGATG cagAAGCTGTGTTTGAGGAAGCAAGCAACCCTGAAG CTCGTTTTGGTATCTGTCCTGACGGCTGGCTCAGACACAACTCTCACTGCTTTCTGTTCAACCACTTCCACAGGTCATGGTTCGATGCTGAG GAGTACTGTAACAGTCAAGGGGCCCAGCTCACCTCCGCCACAAACCCTCAGCAGTACAGGTTCCTGCAACAGATGAGTTCAGCGATGAGACTGAGCACTGCCTGGCTAGGAGgcttccacctgcag GGGAGATGGTTGTGGATCGACAGTGAAGGTTTCTACTACGAAAACTGGCACAGCCAGTCCAGCCCAAGCAGCTGCCCCTGCCTCTACCTTAACTCCAACG TTGGCTGGGCGAACGGTGTGTGTAGTAGCACTCGGCCCTTCATCTGCTCCAGGAAACTATTTGCCTGTTAA
- the chchd10 gene encoding LOW QUALITY PROTEIN: coiled-coil-helix-coiled-coil-helix domain-containing protein 10, mitochondrial (The sequence of the model RefSeq protein was modified relative to this genomic sequence to represent the inferred CDS: inserted 1 base in 1 codon; deleted 1 base in 1 codon), translating into MVRGSRSRTAAPASQPAYAPAPAXPPPAALAPAAPRPRTWDHAQIATTAAGVAVGSAVGHVVGSALTGAFSGGAAQQAARSQPSCLPAPPPPQAQQGPCHFEVKQFLDCATNQNELSFCEGFSEALKQCKHSHGVASLV; encoded by the exons CCAACCCGCCTACGCTCCTGCCCCTG CACCTCCTCCAGCCGCCCTGGCCCCAGCTGCCCCCCGTCCCAGGACCTGGGATCATGCTCAGATTGCAACTACAGCGGCGGGGGTGGCGGTTGGCTCTGCTGTGGGTCACGTAGTCGGC AGCGCCCTCACCGGAGCATTCAGTGGGGGAGCAGCGCAGCAAGCAGCTCGGAGCCAGCCAAGCTGCTTACCag cccccccgcccccccaggCCCAGCAAGGCCCCTGTCACTTTGAGGTCAAACAGTTCCTAGACTGTGCCACCAACCAAAACGAGCTGAGTTTTTGCGAGGGCTTCAGTGAGGCGCTCAAACAGTGCAAGCACTCACACG GTGTGGCATCTCTGGTCTGA
- the LOC117816072 gene encoding ladderlectin-like isoform X2 yields MRTALILCILLCAASAAPAGETELEVAGGEVELPQVHLPAAEPEEEMKKMMTEEETELAPVDPFPVAEDEAVFEEASNPEARFGICPDGWLRHNSHCFLFNHFHRSWFDAEEYCNSQGAQLTSATNPQQYRFLQQMSSAMRLSTAWLGGFHLQGRWLWIDSEGFYYENWHSQSSPSSCPCLYLNSNVGWANGVCSSTRPFICSRKLFAC; encoded by the exons ATGAGGACAGCCCTGATTCTCTGCATCCTTCTGTGTGCTGCTTCTGCAg ctccagCTGGAGAGACGGAGCTTGAAG TtgcaggaggagaggtggagctCCCACAGGTTCACCTACCTGCTGCTGAACCAG aggaggagatgaaaaagaTGATGACCGAAGAAGAGACAGAGTTGGCACCTGTTGATCCTTTCCCTGTAGCTGAGGATG AAGCTGTGTTTGAGGAAGCAAGCAACCCTGAAG CTCGTTTTGGTATCTGTCCTGACGGCTGGCTCAGACACAACTCTCACTGCTTTCTGTTCAACCACTTCCACAGGTCATGGTTCGATGCTGAG GAGTACTGTAACAGTCAAGGGGCCCAGCTCACCTCCGCCACAAACCCTCAGCAGTACAGGTTCCTGCAACAGATGAGTTCAGCGATGAGACTGAGCACTGCCTGGCTAGGAGgcttccacctgcag GGGAGATGGTTGTGGATCGACAGTGAAGGTTTCTACTACGAAAACTGGCACAGCCAGTCCAGCCCAAGCAGCTGCCCCTGCCTCTACCTTAACTCCAACG TTGGCTGGGCGAACGGTGTGTGTAGTAGCACTCGGCCCTTCATCTGCTCCAGGAAACTATTTGCCTGTTAA
- the ddt gene encoding D-dopachrome decarboxylase gives MPFLELRSNLPVASFSDDFVKKLSACAAASLGKPAERMNVVVQPGSPMLIAGSTSPCVMLSVSAISVTDTADKNKEHSAKIFEFLTKELSLTEDRIVIVFHALQPHQVGKKGTVMSFL, from the exons ATGCCTTTCCTCGAGCTGCGGAGTAATTTACCTGTCGCGTCTTTTTCGGATGATTTCGTGAAGAAGCTGAGCGCGTGCGCCGCTGCCTCTCTGGGGAAACCCGCGGAG agGATGAATGTGGTGGTGCAGCCTGGTAGTCCCATGCTGATCGCTGGCTCCACGTCTCCATGTGTGATGCTGTCGGTGTCTGCCATCAGTGTGACTGACACGGCCGACAAGAACAAGGAGCATAGTGCGAAGATCTTTGAGTTCCTGACCAAAGAGCTCAGTCTGACTGAGGACAG GATCGTGATCGTGTTCCACGCGCTGCAGCCTCACCAGGTCGGCAAGAAGGGGACCGTCATGAGCTTCCTGTGA